The sequence below is a genomic window from Methanosarcinales archaeon Met12.
TGTGTTTGCTATCTTTTCATCATGCGTTATTATGACCATGGCAACTCCCTTTTCTTTATTTAACTCCGTTAACAAATTCAATATTTTATTGCCAGATGCAGAATCTAAATTTCCTGTCGGCTCGTCAGCAAGTATTAATTCAGGATTATTTGCCAATGCCCTGGCAATTGCAACTCTCTGCTGCTCACCACCAGACAGTCCCGAAGGATAGTTATCCAGCTTATCTGCCAGTCCAACCAACCCCAACAACCTAACTGCCTTTTCCTTCCTGTTATTGTCCCTGCTAAATTCCAAGGGCAACATGACATTTTGCAATGCGCTCATGCTGTCATTCAAATAATACTGTTGAAAAACAAAGCCTACCCTATCCCGCCTTACCATAGTCAA
It includes:
- a CDS encoding ABC transporter ATP-binding protein → MMIELINVSKSYEGGENEFWALRNINLKIEKGDFTSIVGPSGSGKSTLLHILGFLDKPTKGAVLIDGKHAERLSDDELTMVRRDRVGFVFQQYYLNDSMSALQNVMLPLEFSRDNNRKEKAVRLLGLVGLADKLDNYPSGLSGGEQQRVAIARALANNPELILADEPTGNLDSASGNKILNLLTELNKEKGVAMVIITHDEKIANTARKKIKLFDGMII